In a single window of the Methanolobus psychrophilus R15 genome:
- a CDS encoding amino acid transporter has translation MDSKESGVDWGGAPQCAKVVCEPSKLERTIDWKQGLAIAIGVPLLILPSIGYFASYLWSFAIIVWGLSVFQGFMQNLAYGELATTFPNASGLPGFAQNVFKGKGKDKYDKGKLIGGFSAWSYWFAWNPVLAIFAILVGSYLHGLIPALAGYSEYSLSLAAGIVIFGALILINSRGLSSGATMGYVLAFLSLAPLAVITLSPFISGDFVLSNITGSWLPPDWAWDFHHILILLGIFAMAQWSACAWETAAIYGPEYKNPGSDVPKALFSCGIVCFFTYVLVQASVTGTLGISGLLDQPISPMLPLAQAAMGPIGAYISIIMLIAAMVLIIQTAYLGSARAMHSLATEGNLPKVFGKINKNGTPVFSMIVIGIFNLALISLGTPTAILAASAIGYVCANGISLFAYVKAKNDPRLAALDRPFKAPTGWKNVALLFGLFNLPLCLIGVVYLNSLEIGWTSTWVGFIVLALYVPLWYYSQHENDVRKDPQSQTV, from the coding sequence ATGGATTCTAAAGAATCAGGAGTAGACTGGGGTGGAGCACCGCAATGTGCCAAAGTGGTATGTGAACCCAGTAAACTGGAAAGGACAATAGACTGGAAACAGGGCCTGGCAATCGCCATAGGTGTACCCCTGCTTATCTTACCATCTATAGGTTATTTTGCAAGTTATTTGTGGTCGTTTGCTATTATAGTATGGGGTCTCTCGGTATTCCAGGGTTTTATGCAGAACCTTGCCTATGGTGAGCTAGCTACGACATTCCCAAATGCATCCGGACTTCCCGGATTTGCCCAGAACGTATTCAAAGGTAAAGGGAAAGATAAGTATGACAAAGGAAAGCTTATAGGAGGTTTCAGTGCATGGAGCTACTGGTTTGCGTGGAATCCAGTACTGGCTATATTCGCAATACTTGTAGGCAGTTATCTGCATGGCCTTATTCCTGCACTTGCAGGCTATTCTGAATACAGTCTCTCCCTGGCTGCCGGCATCGTTATATTCGGAGCACTTATCCTTATCAATTCCAGAGGACTCTCAAGCGGAGCTACCATGGGCTATGTGCTGGCCTTCCTGTCACTTGCACCTCTGGCCGTAATAACGCTCTCACCATTTATAAGTGGTGACTTTGTGCTGTCCAATATCACAGGCTCCTGGCTTCCTCCGGACTGGGCATGGGATTTCCACCATATTCTGATACTTCTGGGCATCTTTGCAATGGCACAATGGAGTGCATGTGCATGGGAAACAGCGGCCATTTACGGTCCTGAATATAAGAACCCCGGCTCTGATGTCCCAAAGGCATTGTTCAGCTGTGGTATAGTATGTTTCTTCACATACGTCCTTGTGCAGGCATCAGTAACAGGAACACTGGGAATCAGCGGATTGCTTGACCAGCCCATTTCTCCAATGTTGCCCCTTGCCCAGGCTGCCATGGGACCGATAGGTGCATACATATCGATAATCATGCTTATTGCAGCGATGGTCCTGATCATTCAGACAGCCTACCTTGGTTCTGCAAGGGCAATGCACTCTCTGGCAACAGAAGGTAATCTTCCAAAGGTGTTTGGTAAGATCAACAAGAATGGGACGCCTGTATTTTCCATGATAGTAATAGGCATCTTTAACCTGGCTCTCATATCCCTTGGTACCCCAACGGCAATTCTTGCAGCATCTGCAATAGGATACGTCTGCGCTAATGGAATAAGTCTTTTCGCGTATGTTAAGGCAAAGAATGACCCAAGACTGGCTGCTCTGGACAGACCTTTCAAGGCACCTACCGGCTGGAAGAATGTAGCCCTCTTGTTTGGTCTTTTCAACCTGCCTCTGTGTCTTATCGGTGTTGTCTACCTGAACAGTCTTGAAATTGGCTGGACATCCACCTGGGTAGGCTTCATAGTGCTTGCTCTGTACGTACCTCTGTGGTATTACTCCCAGCATGAGAATGATGTCCGCAAAGATCCGCAGTCGCAAACTGTCTAA
- the mtbB2 gene encoding dimethylamine methyltransferase, with protein sequence MGVGDPMGMPITHIMTSGMSGIRAAGDLVARMEMSKSMRVGDAKNYVAKKLGVSTLDLSDEYVMRELREELGIGVITSVAGAPKGIAAKMNIEKLLDIKINCCEKFRQKIR encoded by the coding sequence ATGGGGGTCGGCGACCCGATGGGTATGCCGATCACTCACATAATGACCTCCGGTATGAGCGGTATCAGGGCAGCAGGAGACCTTGTTGCAAGGATGGAAATGTCAAAGAGCATGCGCGTCGGTGACGCAAAGAACTATGTTGCAAAGAAGCTCGGTGTTTCCACACTTGACCTCAGCGATGAATACGTCATGAGGGAACTTAGGGAGGAACTGGGCATCGGTGTCATAACATCTGTTGCAGGAGCCCCAAAGGGAATTGCAGCAAAGATGAATATCGAGAAGCTGCTGGACATCAAGATAAACTGCTGTGAGAAATTCAGGCAAAAGATCAGATGA
- the mtbB3 gene encoding dimethylamine methyltransferase — translation MTTEHMLRMGDGKRVYLTKEQILTDLRDGMADAVDLGDIPELSGDELDKLMDIITMPSRMVGVEAGMEVPVTHDIGTIRLDGDQGNSGVGIPSSRLVGCMVHERAFGADTMELGHIDYSFKPVKPVIAQEMQTMEVCQQNMVIPLLYGAMPNMGLYYTPDGPFENPGDLMKAFKIQEARESMEHAAKHLTRDMVWIMQRMMASGSDGVNFDTTGAAGDGDMYATLHAVENLRKQYPEMYIEVGMAGELVLGLHGEMTYDGTVLAGLWPHQQAPLAAKAGANLFGPVVNTNTSKSFAWNLGRAVTFIKAAVKASPIPCHVNMGMGVGGIPMLETPTIDAVSRASKAMVEIANVDGI, via the coding sequence ATGACAACTGAACACATGTTGAGAATGGGAGACGGTAAAAGGGTTTACCTGACAAAGGAGCAGATCCTTACCGACCTCAGGGACGGAATGGCAGATGCCGTAGATCTTGGAGACATCCCTGAACTTAGTGGCGATGAGCTGGACAAGCTAATGGATATCATCACGATGCCTTCAAGGATGGTAGGTGTCGAGGCTGGCATGGAAGTTCCGGTAACTCACGATATCGGTACTATCAGGCTTGATGGCGACCAGGGTAACAGTGGTGTTGGTATCCCCTCCAGCAGACTCGTAGGATGCATGGTGCATGAGAGAGCCTTTGGTGCTGACACAATGGAGCTTGGTCACATCGATTACAGCTTCAAGCCGGTAAAACCTGTCATTGCACAGGAGATGCAGACAATGGAAGTCTGCCAGCAGAACATGGTAATTCCTCTGCTCTACGGTGCCATGCCAAACATGGGTCTTTACTACACTCCTGATGGTCCTTTCGAGAACCCGGGAGACCTGATGAAGGCTTTCAAGATACAGGAAGCACGGGAATCCATGGAGCACGCAGCAAAGCACCTGACCAGGGACATGGTCTGGATCATGCAGAGAATGATGGCTTCCGGTTCAGACGGTGTGAACTTTGATACTACAGGTGCTGCAGGTGACGGTGATATGTATGCAACCCTGCATGCTGTGGAAAATCTGAGGAAACAGTACCCAGAAATGTATATCGAAGTTGGTATGGCTGGCGAGCTTGTACTTGGTCTGCACGGTGAGATGACTTATGACGGCACAGTGCTTGCAGGACTCTGGCCTCACCAGCAGGCTCCTCTGGCAGCAAAGGCAGGTGCCAACCTGTTCGGTCCTGTTGTCAACACCAACACCAGCAAGAGCTTTGCATGGAACCTGGGAAGGGCTGTTACCTTCATCAAGGCAGCAGTTAAGGCTTCCCCAATTCCCTGTCACGTTAACATGGGAATGGGCGTGGGCGGTATTCCGATGCTGGAAACCCCGACAATTGATGCTGTATCAAGAGCAAGCAAGGCGATGGTCGAGATTGCTAACGTAGATGGTATATAG
- a CDS encoding Dimethylamine corrinoid protein 2: MSKEETFKLLSDAVVSCKKDAVVAAVEKAKSEGIEPAEIIEKGLASGMNDVGIMFERGKLFLPHVMMAAGAMEAGVKLLEADMPKDAAKKKLAVIVNGTVEGDVHDIGKSIVSTMLQSSGFEVHDLGRDVPLQDFIDKVKETGASMVGMSALMTTTLPGQREVIEMLKEQGLRDKVKVMVGGAPATQTWADKIGADCYAENASEAVARAKELLL, from the coding sequence ATGAGCAAAGAAGAAACTTTCAAACTGCTTTCCGACGCGGTCGTTTCCTGCAAGAAGGATGCGGTTGTAGCTGCCGTTGAAAAGGCAAAAAGTGAGGGTATTGAACCCGCAGAGATCATAGAGAAAGGTCTTGCATCCGGAATGAATGATGTTGGTATCATGTTCGAGAGAGGCAAGTTATTCCTGCCTCATGTAATGATGGCAGCCGGTGCAATGGAAGCCGGTGTCAAGTTGCTTGAAGCCGACATGCCAAAGGATGCAGCAAAGAAGAAGCTTGCCGTTATCGTTAATGGTACTGTCGAAGGAGATGTGCACGACATCGGCAAATCCATCGTTTCCACAATGCTTCAGTCCTCCGGCTTTGAGGTCCATGACCTGGGACGGGATGTTCCCCTGCAGGACTTCATTGACAAGGTCAAGGAAACAGGTGCAAGCATGGTAGGCATGTCCGCACTCATGACAACCACCCTTCCTGGCCAGAGAGAGGTCATTGAGATGCTCAAGGAACAGGGCCTGCGGGACAAGGTCAAGGTCATGGTCGGGGGAGCACCCGCTACCCAGACCTGGGCTGACAAGATCGGTGCTGACTGTTACGCTGAGAACGCAAGCGAAGCAGTAGCAAGAGCCAAGGAACTTCTTCTTTAA
- a CDS encoding Dimethylamine corrinoid protein 1, protein MSKGEILQAISDAIVSCDVNATEAAVERAKKEGIEAAEIIEKGLASGVNEVGILFERGSLFLSHLILAVDAMERGIMILESDLPATGLGRKPGVIVNGSVEGDAHDIGKIIVSGMLRASGFTVHDLGRNVPLQDFIDKAKETHADLISLSALTTISLNRQYELINMLKEQDLRDKIKVMVGGAPATQEWADRIGADCYAKNAVEAVEKVKELLLLK, encoded by the coding sequence ATGAGCAAGGGAGAAATCTTACAGGCAATATCTGATGCTATTGTCTCATGCGACGTAAATGCTACAGAAGCAGCAGTTGAAAGAGCAAAAAAAGAAGGCATCGAAGCTGCAGAGATCATAGAGAAAGGGCTTGCTTCAGGGGTCAATGAAGTGGGTATCCTCTTTGAGAGGGGAAGCTTGTTCCTGTCACACCTGATTCTTGCAGTCGATGCAATGGAAAGAGGTATCATGATACTGGAATCAGACCTGCCGGCTACAGGTCTGGGCAGAAAGCCCGGCGTCATAGTTAATGGCAGTGTTGAGGGAGATGCACACGATATCGGTAAGATCATCGTGTCAGGCATGCTTCGGGCCTCCGGTTTCACAGTGCACGACCTTGGCAGGAATGTTCCCCTGCAGGATTTTATTGACAAAGCGAAAGAAACACATGCAGACCTGATAAGTCTGTCTGCCCTGACCACTATTTCTCTTAACCGCCAGTATGAATTGATCAATATGCTCAAGGAGCAGGACTTGAGGGATAAGATCAAGGTCATGGTTGGTGGTGCTCCGGCTACTCAGGAATGGGCTGACAGGATAGGAGCGGATTGTTATGCAAAGAACGCTGTTGAAGCTGTCGAAAAGGTAAAGGAACTTCTCCTTCTTAAGTAA
- a CDS encoding methylamine-specific methylcobalamin coenzyme M methyltransferase, producing MTEYTPKERLARALKGQPVDRMPAVSFTQTGTVEQMEACGAFWPEANEDARKMAALAEAGHTVVGFEAVRVPFDITAEAEFFGCKIKPGTREQQPSVVGHVVKDAADIEKLSGHDINKGRISVVCDAIKILTDKYGKELPIMGSMIGPFSLAQHMNGDDWFMTIFTDEAFGLALMEFTTEFNIAYAKKMAENGADTMVIIDPTASAQLIGAQFYEKFVVPYHKKIVDAMRELNVATVLHICGDTTQGLALMESSGVDAISVDQNVDVATAVSKVDKAIIVGNLDPVNVLWNQTPEVVKEASQKVLDAGVGLLAPGCGIVSKTPTENLKAMVGMAKSHIY from the coding sequence ATGACAGAATATACCCCCAAAGAACGATTGGCACGCGCCCTTAAAGGACAGCCTGTGGACAGGATGCCTGCTGTCTCATTTACACAGACAGGCACAGTAGAACAGATGGAAGCCTGCGGAGCCTTCTGGCCCGAGGCGAACGAAGATGCCCGGAAGATGGCAGCACTTGCAGAAGCAGGCCACACGGTCGTGGGCTTTGAAGCTGTGCGTGTTCCTTTTGATATCACTGCAGAGGCCGAGTTCTTCGGCTGCAAGATCAAACCCGGCACCAGGGAGCAGCAGCCCTCCGTTGTCGGTCATGTGGTAAAGGATGCCGCAGACATTGAGAAGCTCAGCGGACACGACATCAACAAAGGCAGGATCAGTGTCGTGTGCGATGCTATAAAGATACTCACAGACAAGTATGGCAAGGAACTCCCGATCATGGGAAGCATGATCGGACCCTTCTCCCTTGCCCAGCACATGAATGGTGACGACTGGTTCATGACCATCTTCACCGACGAGGCATTTGGTCTGGCCCTCATGGAGTTCACGACCGAATTCAACATTGCCTATGCAAAGAAGATGGCTGAGAACGGTGCGGATACAATGGTCATCATCGACCCCACAGCAAGTGCCCAGCTCATTGGCGCCCAGTTCTATGAAAAGTTCGTGGTCCCTTACCACAAAAAAATAGTCGATGCAATGCGTGAGCTCAATGTCGCCACTGTTCTGCACATCTGCGGTGACACCACCCAGGGCCTGGCCCTTATGGAGTCTTCCGGTGTGGATGCCATCAGTGTTGACCAGAACGTGGATGTTGCAACTGCTGTGAGCAAGGTGGACAAGGCTATTATCGTGGGTAACCTCGATCCTGTAAATGTTCTCTGGAACCAGACACCTGAAGTTGTAAAGGAAGCATCACAGAAAGTGCTGGATGCAGGTGTGGGATTACTGGCTCCAGGATGTGGTATTGTCAGCAAGACACCTACTGAGAACCTCAAGGCAATGGTCGGGATGGCGAAGAGCCATATATATTAA
- the mtbA gene encoding methylcobalamin:coenzyme M methyltransferase, which yields MTEYTPKERLARALKGQPVDRMPAVSFTQTGTVEQMEACGAFWPEANEDAQKMAALAEAGHTVVGFEAVRVEIVLFMVLACAVPVVHVQLLLNSRQLLPAMYMGPGKIPGE from the coding sequence ATGACAGAATATACCCCCAAAGAACGATTGGCACGCGCCCTTAAAGGACAGCCTGTGGACAGGATGCCTGCTGTCTCATTTACACAGACAGGCACAGTAGAACAGATGGAAGCCTGCGGAGCCTTCTGGCCCGAGGCCAACGAAGATGCCCAGAAGATGGCAGCACTTGCAGAAGCAGGACACACCGTCGTGGGCTTTGAAGCTGTGCGTGTTGAAATTGTACTGTTCATGGTTTTGGCCTGTGCGGTGCCTGTGGTACACGTTCAGCTATTGTTAAACTCACGGCAGTTGTTACCTGCAATGTACATGGGACCTGGGAAGATTCCAGGGGAATAG
- a CDS encoding Superoxide reductase, protein MTLNANQQIKDYGNLNDSEKKHAPVIVAPDEAIAGEPFEVKVIVGNVPHVMDEKHYISQIELYLDENPIGKVEFKTTEGVAEAVFEVAGTEDMIVAREIRNCTVHGFGLCGACGTRSAIVKLTAVVTCNVHGTWEDSRGIEIISALVKPGKKCKWGPQL, encoded by the coding sequence ATGACACTAAATGCTAATCAGCAAATAAAGGACTATGGGAATCTGAATGATTCAGAAAAGAAGCATGCTCCCGTTATTGTAGCTCCTGATGAGGCAATAGCCGGAGAGCCGTTTGAGGTGAAGGTGATAGTAGGGAATGTCCCTCATGTCATGGATGAAAAACACTACATCAGCCAGATAGAATTATATCTGGATGAAAATCCCATTGGTAAAGTGGAATTCAAAACGACCGAAGGAGTGGCTGAGGCGGTCTTTGAAGTGGCAGGGACCGAAGACATGATTGTTGCGCGTGAGATAAGAAATTGTACTGTTCATGGTTTTGGCCTGTGCGGTGCCTGTGGTACACGTTCAGCTATTGTTAAACTCACGGCAGTTGTTACCTGCAATGTACATGGGACCTGGGAAGATTCCAGGGGAATAGAGATTATCTCAGCACTCGTAAAACCAGGGAAGAAATGCAAGTGGGGTCCGCAGTTGTAA
- a CDS encoding monomethylamine permease yields the protein MAEQMMESPGLVKSLRPYHVWALGVGIVLVGEYMGWNFTIAKGGVLGSLFAMLVAGTMYIMISLCASELGSSTKLAGGPYDWARLFIGPGAAASVGLAVYMEYIALQAADAIVVAFIAQEIWPDLQVFPITLLVIATLTFINYRGVVAALTLNFFMTAIAFLAIIVFFFSGTFGVFEMNPERLFQGALPNGLIGLFAALQFGPWFFLGIEGAAMCAEECKHPSRAVPLGQQAGMITLLVGAAMTLFVCTMLIDSSVPAEGLGVSVYPLFEAAQASGVYLLIALLALGTLLTCLSSANGCVCDSSRSWFALSRDHFVSPWFSSVHPKYQTPYKAVIFTMPIAIAFAFSGYLDQVITFSIVSGLLCYVLIPFSLIRFRKLFPMNSSKVRPFVSPLQPWIAWFSMAIAIVIMSTLFWGYRYNLLFALAFYLIAYFYFHNRHKKHIKHFDWGKEMGWPNPSHHDTKE from the coding sequence TTGGCTGAACAAATGATGGAATCACCCGGACTGGTCAAATCCCTCAGACCTTACCATGTTTGGGCTTTGGGTGTAGGTATAGTCCTTGTGGGTGAGTATATGGGCTGGAACTTCACTATAGCAAAAGGAGGGGTTCTTGGTTCTCTGTTTGCAATGCTTGTTGCCGGAACGATGTACATTATGATCTCTCTGTGTGCAAGCGAACTTGGGTCTTCTACAAAACTGGCGGGAGGACCCTATGATTGGGCTAGGTTGTTTATAGGACCAGGCGCTGCTGCGAGCGTCGGTCTTGCAGTATATATGGAGTATATAGCCCTTCAGGCTGCTGATGCTATTGTTGTTGCTTTTATTGCGCAGGAGATCTGGCCTGACCTGCAGGTCTTCCCTATAACATTGCTTGTGATAGCAACGCTGACCTTCATTAACTATAGGGGTGTTGTGGCCGCACTGACGCTGAATTTCTTCATGACTGCGATAGCTTTCCTTGCTATTATCGTGTTCTTCTTCTCAGGAACCTTTGGTGTATTTGAGATGAATCCGGAGAGACTATTCCAAGGAGCTCTTCCAAACGGACTTATCGGTCTGTTTGCAGCTTTGCAATTTGGTCCATGGTTCTTCCTGGGAATCGAGGGAGCTGCAATGTGTGCAGAAGAGTGCAAGCATCCTTCAAGGGCAGTGCCACTGGGACAGCAGGCCGGAATGATCACTCTGCTTGTCGGAGCGGCAATGACACTCTTCGTATGCACAATGCTTATTGATTCCAGCGTACCGGCCGAAGGTCTTGGAGTCTCGGTCTATCCTCTGTTCGAGGCGGCGCAGGCAAGTGGCGTATACCTGTTGATAGCTTTGCTAGCACTTGGGACACTGCTTACATGTCTTTCAAGCGCTAACGGATGTGTCTGTGATTCTTCAAGATCGTGGTTCGCACTTTCAAGAGATCACTTTGTGTCACCATGGTTCTCTTCAGTGCACCCGAAGTACCAGACCCCTTACAAGGCGGTTATCTTCACGATGCCCATTGCCATAGCTTTCGCATTCAGTGGATATCTGGACCAGGTCATTACCTTCTCTATTGTATCAGGGCTGCTGTGCTACGTGCTGATCCCGTTCTCTCTCATAAGGTTCAGAAAACTATTCCCGATGAATAGTAGTAAAGTGCGCCCGTTCGTTAGCCCACTCCAGCCCTGGATCGCTTGGTTTTCAATGGCAATTGCAATAGTTATAATGTCCACGCTGTTCTGGGGATACAGGTATAACCTGCTTTTCGCTCTGGCATTCTACCTGATAGCGTACTTCTATTTCCACAACAGACACAAGAAGCATATAAAGCACTTTGACTGGGGCAAAGAAATGGGCTGGCCTAACCCATCACATCATGATACAAAGGAGTGA
- the mtmB3 gene encoding monomethylamine corrinoid methyltransferase codes for MISSDSHELSQLNELKIDLDAISVIAHYNANSDIIMDEQMPIFGGYAGGIEETAIVDIATHLNAFVMSNATWHLDGPVHIRWGSTNTRETLMIAGWTCATISEFTDILSGNQYYPCAGPCTEMCLLEASAQAITDTASGREILSGVAAAKGVVQDKTTGMEARMMGQAAKATAGMEIEEVNRILDNLVKMYEKNYATAPQGKTFQECYDVKTITPTEEYVTVYEGARKKLEGLGLVF; via the coding sequence ATGATTAGCAGTGACAGCCACGAGCTCTCACAGCTCAATGAGCTCAAGATCGACCTCGATGCAATAAGTGTGATCGCACACTACAATGCTAACAGTGACATCATCATGGATGAGCAGATGCCCATCTTCGGTGGCTATGCCGGAGGCATAGAAGAGACTGCTATCGTTGATATTGCGACCCACCTCAACGCCTTTGTGATGAGCAATGCAACCTGGCACCTTGACGGTCCGGTGCACATCCGCTGGGGATCGACCAACACCAGGGAAACCCTGATGATCGCAGGCTGGACCTGTGCAACCATCTCAGAGTTCACTGACATCCTCTCAGGCAACCAGTACTATCCATGTGCAGGTCCGTGTACCGAGATGTGTCTGCTGGAAGCTTCAGCACAGGCCATCACTGACACAGCATCCGGCCGTGAGATCCTCTCAGGTGTCGCAGCAGCCAAGGGTGTCGTCCAGGACAAGACCACAGGTATGGAAGCCAGGATGATGGGACAGGCAGCCAAGGCAACCGCAGGCATGGAAATAGAAGAGGTCAACAGGATACTCGACAATCTCGTCAAGATGTACGAGAAGAACTATGCAACAGCACCTCAGGGTAAGACGTTCCAGGAATGTTATGATGTCAAGACCATAACACCTACCGAAGAATACGTCACGGTCTACGAGGGCGCACGCAAGAAGCTCGAGGGCCTGGGCCTGGTATTCTAA
- a CDS encoding Monomethylamine methyltransferase mtmB2 has translation MPVHLSYALEKEVDTIVNGVMMTVRGKPTIPKSPYEILAAKTETRLIKTAAAMAGRPGMGI, from the coding sequence ATGCCAGTCCACCTGAGCTACGCACTTGAGAAGGAAGTAGACACCATTGTCAACGGTGTAATGATGACAGTGCGCGGCAAACCGACAATACCCAAGAGTCCCTACGAGATCCTTGCAGCCAAGACCGAGACAAGGCTTATCAAAACCGCAGCAGCAATGGCCGGCAGACCTGGCATGGGTATATAG
- the mtmB4 gene encoding monomethylamine corrinoid methyltransferase — MICSDSHEVSQLNELKIDLDAISVMAHYQGNSNIIMDEQMPIFGGYAGGIEETAIVDIATHLNAFVMSNATWHLDGPVHIRWGSTNQPDNPQESLRDPCSQDRGKAYQDCMRYRRQTWHGHIGTGDFPVRKRPQEKGRRQAQAHNPGWPDWFSNIRRRIHASPPELRT, encoded by the coding sequence ATGATCTGCAGTGACAGCCACGAGGTCTCACAGCTCAATGAGCTCAAGATCGACCTCGATGCAATAAGTGTGATGGCACACTATCAGGGTAACAGTAATATCATCATGGATGAGCAGATGCCCATCTTCGGTGGCTATGCCGGAGGCATAGAAGAGACTGCTATCGTTGATATCGCAACCCACCTCAATGCCTTTGTGATGAGCAATGCAACCTGGCACCTTGACGGTCCGGTGCACATCCGCTGGGGATCGACCAACCAACCCGACAATCCCCAAGAGTCCCTACGAGATCCTTGCAGCCAAGACCGAGGCAAGGCTTATCAAGACTGCATGCGCTATCGCCGGCAGACCTGGCATGGGCATATAGGGACCGGAGACTTCCCTGTCCGTAAACGTCCGCAAGAGAAAGGTCGGCGACAAGCGCAAGCCCATAATCCAGGGTGGCCCGACTGGTTCTCCAATATCAGAAGACGTATTCATGCCAGTCCACCTGAGCTACGCACTTGA
- a CDS encoding Monomethylamine methyltransferase mtmB1, whose protein sequence is MTFRKSVDCYEFYDRAKKGEKMSQDDWDLMTIPMKSMELKQKYGIDFKGEFVPTDKDMMEKLFKAGFDMLLECGIFCTDTSRVVKYTEDEIWDAINNVQKEFVLGTGRDAVNVRKRKVGDKRKPIIQGGPTGSPISEDMFMPVHMSYALEKEVDTIVNGVMMTVRGKPTIPKSPYEINPTIPKSPYEILAAKTEARLIKTACAIAGRPGMGI, encoded by the coding sequence ATGACATTCAGAAAATCAGTTGATTGCTACGAGTTCTATGACCGTGCAAAGAAGGGAGAGAAAATGTCCCAGGATGACTGGGACCTCATGACCATTCCAATGAAGTCAATGGAGCTCAAGCAGAAGTACGGTATCGACTTCAAGGGCGAGTTCGTTCCCACCGACAAGGACATGATGGAGAAACTGTTCAAGGCCGGTTTTGACATGCTGCTTGAATGCGGTATCTTCTGTACCGATACAAGCCGTGTAGTAAAATACACCGAGGACGAGATATGGGATGCTATCAACAATGTCCAGAAGGAGTTCGTGCTGGGTACTGGCAGGGATGCTGTAAACGTCCGCAAGAGAAAGGTCGGCGATAAGCGCAAGCCCATAATTCAGGGCGGTCCGACAGGTTCCCCAATATCAGAAGACATGTTCATGCCGGTTCACATGAGCTACGCACTTGAGAAGGAAGTAGACACCATTGTCAACGGTGTAATGATGACAGTGCGCGGAAAACCGACAATACCCAAGAGCCCCTACGAGATCAACCCGACAATACCCAAGAGTCCCTACGAGATCCTTGCAGCCAAGACCGAGGCAAGGCTTATCAAGACTGCATGCGCTATCGCCGGCAGACCTGGCATGGGCATATAG
- a CDS encoding monomethylamine corrinoid protein: MGKNEILDKLRDSIVKQDINGTVEATKAALAAGISAVEAIDGGLAVGMKIIGDKFEAAEIYLPQIMMSAKAMNSAMEILTPELAKEKAGEGVGTAITFVQEGDIHDIGHRLVSTMLGANGFKIIDLGVDVSNDTLVEEIKKNKGSKLLLAGSALMTTSMLGQKDTVEILKEEGLRDSVKIMFGGAPVSQKWIAEIGADATAENAADAARVALGLMK; this comes from the coding sequence ATGGGAAAGAATGAAATCTTAGACAAACTTAGAGACTCAATAGTCAAGCAGGACATCAACGGTACTGTAGAGGCTACAAAAGCAGCCCTCGCTGCAGGCATATCGGCAGTCGAGGCTATAGACGGTGGCCTTGCAGTCGGAATGAAGATAATTGGTGACAAGTTCGAGGCAGCAGAGATCTACCTTCCTCAGATCATGATGTCTGCAAAAGCCATGAACTCTGCAATGGAAATCCTCACTCCGGAGCTGGCAAAAGAGAAAGCCGGCGAAGGTGTTGGAACTGCCATCACTTTTGTTCAGGAAGGCGACATTCACGACATTGGTCATCGCCTTGTATCAACAATGCTCGGTGCAAACGGCTTCAAGATCATCGATCTGGGCGTCGATGTATCCAATGACACGCTTGTGGAAGAGATCAAGAAGAACAAAGGCTCAAAATTACTTCTCGCAGGATCTGCTCTCATGACAACTTCCATGCTCGGACAGAAGGACACAGTAGAAATACTCAAGGAAGAAGGTCTTAGAGACTCCGTCAAAATAATGTTCGGTGGTGCACCTGTATCCCAGAAATGGATCGCAGAGATCGGAGCTGACGCAACAGCAGAGAATGCAGCAGATGCAGCACGTGTCGCACTGGGACTGATGAAATAA